agtgctgccacagctgaggaaatgctgctgggtttgcccagggagctgtgagTGTCCTTGGCACAAGGGGGTGCTGAGACCTTGCCCAGAGACCTTGAGAGAGGGTGAGACATTCAgggatccctctgctctgggcagggtctggTTTAGCCCAGGGGGACCAAGGAGTGTGATTGTGCTCTGATTGCAGCCAAAGGTTTTCCCACAGCAGGTAGAAGGGTGAGTGTGTCCCAGCTGTAGGCATTGTCTACAGGGAATAGCCCAGGTTTGGCTCCAAGCAGCCTCTCCTGACTTGTGACTGTCCTTTCTCCATGAACAGGTGCCTATGTGCAGCCGCcgcaaatgtccaacagcagctccatcaggcacttcctcctgctggcattggcagacacgcggcagctgcagctcctgcacttctgcctcttgctgggcatctccctggctgccctcctgggcaacggcctcatcatcagcaccgtagcctgcggccaccacctgcacacgcccatgttcttcttcctgctcaacctggccctcagcgacctgggctccatctgcaccactgtccccaaagccatgcacaattccctctgggacaccagcaacatctcctacactggatgtgctgctcagctctttttctttgttttctgcgCTACAGCAGAGTATTTCCtcctgaccatcatgtgctacgaccgctacgtgtccatctgcaaacccctgcactatGGGactgtcctgggcagcagagcttgtgcccacatggcagcagctgcctgggccagtgcctttctcactgctctcatgcacacggccaatacattttccctgcccctgtgccatggcaatgccctgggccagttcttctgtgaaatcccacagatcctcaaaCTGTCCTGCTCCAAATCCTACCTCAAGGAACTGGGACTTCTTGCTGTTAGTGTGTCTTTGGTATTTGGTTGTcttgtgttcattgttttctcttatGTGCAAattttcagggctgtgctgaggatcccctctgagcagggacggcacaaagccttttccacctgcctccctcatctggctgtgccctccctgttcctcagcactggcacaTTTGCCTACCTGAAGCCGCCGTCCCTGTCCTCCCCATCCTTGGATCTGTCactgtcagttctgtactcggTGGTGCCTCaagccctgaaccccctcatctacagcctgaggaaccaggagctcaaggtTGCAGTGTGGAGACTGATGACTGGATGTTTTAAGAAACATTAACCTTCTGTTTTATCACAAATCATTTGTAGtaaaaatcacaaataatttGTAGTAAAAATCATCTTTGATACTTCTTACTGGCTTCATTTTGggggttctttttctttggtttactttttttcatattgtccataaaaaaatgttattttccgttccatttttcatattttttctctctaccTTGCCCGtggccacagactgtgtcaATGAGGGGCTGCGCTCTTGGTGGCTTTAAAGGAACTAaaggatctcccagcagagttttctgcagagatgcccttttgttgccttctctggagctgcagcagcaatgtctgtgtgcagagctggggcagatcagtgctggcccagcagctgtgcccagcagcagcagcagcagcacttggtgttgccagtgctgctgccgtggccctgccccgctgccctggtggccctggtgttgctgcagggcctgagtgctctcggggccgggcacagccctgggggtggcaatgccagggctgcagcagggacaggccatgggcactgctggggcagcgctgacggctcaggccaggccctgggggctccaggctcctggcagacacccccaaactgccctgagcatttcctttgcttcacctttgctttctttactcTTCTGGTACAAATTTCTTCTAATTGCCCAGCACTGTTCCCTCCCAGGcaaacagcccatccctgtTTGCCCTTCCCTCTCTGGCCCCACTCCCCTTTGCAGTTCCTGACTTGGCACCATGGGAATGTCCCCCAGCcttcttgcccacctgggcacgctgctgcctcatgtccagcttgctgtccatcagtccctgcaggtccctttctgcctggctgatctccagccactctgtccccagcctgtagtgctgcaggggatgttgtggccaaagtgccAGACCCGGAACTTGGACTTGTTaaacctcaccttgttggatttgggccctggatccagcctgtccagggccctgtgcagagccctctACCCTCTAGCAGATCCACACTCTCAGACAACTTGATGTCACCACAGCTCCACGAGACCCTAGAGTGTCCCAAGGGCCTCCATGATTTCATGAGGCCTCccagtgtcacaatgtcccTTTGGTTCAATGGGACCACTTGGTGTCACAAAGTCCCTTGGATCCTTGggccccgcagtgtcacaatggcacCGTGGTCCcccaaggccctgcagtgtcacaatggatccttggttccatgaggtctggcagtgcagcaacggtctccttggttccacagtgtcacaatgacCTCTTGGTCCCAAGGGCCACCACTGTGTCTAACATGTTTCCTTCATTCCAGgagtccctgaggagcagcactggccccttggttccatggggccctgcagtgtcacaatggccccttcgTGACACCAGGTCCTGCTCTGTCACAATGCTCTGCATGGTTCCACAAGACCCTGCAGGGTCATAGTGGCCTCTGTGGTTCCAGGAGGCCTCAGAGTGCCACCATGAATTCCTGGGTGctacagtgtcacaatggagcCCTGGTGACACAagatcctgcagtgtcaccagggACCCTTGGTTCAATGGGGCACCACAGTGTCACAATTGTTTTCACAATTGTTCCCTCAGTTCCCAGAGTCCTTGCAATGGAGCAATGGCCCCTTGATTCCATtgtccccaggctctcccaAGGGTCTCCTTGGCTCTGCAGTGGCACAATGGCCCCATGGTTCCAtaaggccctgcagtgtcacagtggcctcTGTGGTGCCACCAGGACCCAGACTGTCACCATGGACTCCTTGCTTccatccagccccacagtgtcaccatggccccttggctctgtgctgccatgtcgtacacagtgtcaccatggtctTCTTAGTACCACCaggccccgcagtgtcacaatggccccttgcttccccagggccctgcagtgtcacaatcaTCAGAGAATCAACCAGGCTGCAAAAGACCTTGGAgagcatcaagtccaacctggcacccaacaccaccttgtcacccagaccatggcactgagtgccacatccagtctttccttaatcacttccagggatggtgactcaccCACCTCCTTggacagcccattccaatgtccAATCACCCTTTGTGTGAAGAATATTTccaatgtccaacctaaacatcccctggtgcagctgaaggctgtgtcctcttgtcctgtccctgttccctgggaaaagAGCCTGACCCACATCTGGCTACAActtcctgtcagggagttgtagagaatgatgaggtctcccctgagcctcctcttctccaggataaacaaccccagctccctcagctactcctcacaggacttgtgcttcAGACCCCTGACCAGTCttgtttcccttctctggacatgctccagcccctccatgtccttcctaaattggggggcccagagcaggacacagcattTGAGGTGCTGCAGAACCGATGTCAAGCAAAGGGGaagaatccctgccctgcccctgctggccacaccattcctgatccattGCAATTCCAGGGGTTGGATGAGGGAAATGGTGGGGAGGGAGTGGGGACAAAGCGTTATTGATTGTCAGCCATAaagggttttgattttttttgatATCTGTTCAGACTGGATTACAAGGTGCTAGAGGTCAAAATCAATTGGACATTCCTGATACCAATCTacaaataggaaaagaaaacttaacATGACAAAACACTTCTCTCTGAATTGTTTTCAAGGCAGTGTATTCACTTAGAATACACGTCTGAAATCTGTCTAATTATtctcagaataaataaaaacatagaaTATTCCCTGTGGCTTTTGTTGTTCTGGAGTTTTTGCACAAATGTTCATGAGCTTTCCTCACTGAATTCCTGAACTGAAGAGCTCAAGAAAGAAGAGTAGTAAAACTCATCAGCAACCTCCAAGTGGCTGAGGATCCATGCCCATCAGAgcagcaatgaacagaaatgggcacagcttggtagctgccccagctctgggatggaccctgggcctggagcaggagcagctcttgagggccccagggctggggctcttgtgctgccctgggcagatgggatggcagcaggggctgcagagctctcagcacctcagcccaaagggagcagggcagccagggagcctcctttggcattggccaagcaccttcccccatggctggggctgagtcctgtggcagctgcagctgctgctgtgcccttggcaggggctgaggccgtggggccagtgcccagagcagcctggcctgagcagagcggtggggccagagccggctgggttgggctgggctcagagaagcccttggtgctgcccagagctcagggcagctggcagagcttgcagggagctgggctgggctccgagagcctggcccagaaaccatcagtgtccatctcagcctggctgagcgtgcaggggcaggactcaGGCCAAGCcttgtggggcagggccagcgcctgtgcaaggcattgcaaacaggcaagtggcccagagaggaggctgctctgtgcccttggtggcatggacagagcagggagggggcccaggacatttgtcagcgccagcctctgtgcccatgtgttgtcagccctggctgctgagcccagctttggcctgggctgagtttggctgtggcccagctccatcctcctgcggggctcagggcctgttcccggccatggccagccctggctgactctctgctggcccagaagccggcagagcctggggcagggctgtctgtgaAGCCCCACAGGAGCCacgggctctgcaggagctggcagaggctgcccagcagggaggccattgggcacagagccccaaggctgctgtgggcaccacgGCACAGGGGCCGTTCCCAGCCGcaatgctcctggcctgggctgggcctgcacaggggctgggccaccatggctgggccagcacagggccacaaaGGGGCCACGcagccgctgccggggctgacagcaaggccaggcacacacaagcaATTGCTGAGCATGGTCTGCGCTGGCCAGGCCtgactgtgccaaaggcagagctcagctgcccttgggggctgcagcaacactccagagcccaaagagcTTCCATGGCTTTGCTGGAGAccaaggctgcaggagggaaatgcagggctgctgcggGATGGGGAGGCCATTGaattccagcacacacctcagctctctgatgGTCCCGGCACCATGCTGGGCCCTGTTtcagactggagcagagcagatgttgatgGGACAGGAGCCCTTCGGGGCTGtcagggacctgcagcttgcaaggtgctctgctctccctcaggtgctctgggagtgatccaatcccagctgggcacctcagGGCACAAGTGGCACTGCCTGTTCATGGGCACAAAGCTGATGTCTGCCTAGAAAGTGGCACAGGTGTTAATACCTGTTAGTTTCATGATTATACAAGCAAATCTTTTTTATGTGGGTCAGTTGAGTACCTTTGTGATATGGCAATATTTTCCCACCAGGAACACGAATTTCCTGGATCTTCTGGATTCTTCTATTGatggcaggagaagaaaaactgaTCTTCTCCTCTACCTTTGCTACTAACATTCATTCTAATATTTCATGACCCTCTTCCTTCATGTCTTTTCAGCCGTCCTGTTTAAATGGCCGTGTCTAAGGACATCTCTTCATTTAGAGCTGCTGGatctttgtccttttctttGCTCCCAGACTACCTCCTGCAGCTTTTTTCAGGTCATTCCAATGCATCTCCCTTGACTGGCTTCATGCTTTGTGCTTCAGGGAGTTGCCCAATCTTTCAGAAGTTAAAATAACATCTTGGTCAGCATCTTAGttgtatttttatcttttatatcACCTCTTCTTATGTCTCTGTCAAAAATCTTTCCTGTATGGCAATCTCTTGAGGGTGGTGAACATGTCAGATGTTGCTGTAAGATCACAAGGAGCTAAGGGGAAGGTTTTGAGGTTTCTTAAATGTTATCACGTTCACATTTTTTATGCTGGCCATGAAGAGAaaactttctgtgcctctgaatCTCACCAGTTCCTGCTCCttcaaaggacacaaacctttgttttgagttgtggttcccactCCAGTGGTGGCACTTGGACCTCCCTCCATAGCCAGAAAGTCCCTGGAAATGCAGGGAcgaaggaaacaggacaggctgtggggatcaggtgcagggcacagccagggagaaGGATGACTTTGGCAATTGATGGAGCtttgccttcccttggctttgttggctgacaagaaatgaacatccctctgtgtctcgggcagctccttctccaaggaaagcaggtgggagttggagccaaggagctgaaagctgcaggtgcagcctgggctggagggagctcagatttgcacaaggctgctctgagtgccagggcttggatgggggaaatggtggggtgggggtagggacagagtctgattgactgtcagccatgaagggtcttgattttcatatctattCAAAGGGCATGAAGAGGTTCTTGTACTCAATGTCTATTGGAGACTGCACATATCAATgaattcacaggaaaaaaaaagttaaacaggaccaaaaaatgttttctcactgtctttttaaaaagaaaatattcagtttGAATACACTACTGAGATCTGTCTAATTAACCACaaaagatttgaaaattaaaatcaaattattcccagaggcttggcttgttaaggtgttctgaatgttcatgagccctgggacactgaattcctgcactgaagagctgaaggctgaacaagcctctggagcagggaaattcagcagcagcctccaagttgctgaggatgtcagcagcccccagtgaggccatccctgcccagagaccgtgggggaatgggcagacaaggagagcatccctggggctggggcagcacaactcagaggcaccagcggctccagctgggcaatggagtgtggaatgtggctgggaaagccttgcctgggctgggccaagcaggatACATAAGCCCTGACTTCCATCCCTCAAACAATTCTCTCaaagagacatttaaaaggaattaacAATTGTTTCTGTACCCTGAGTTGGACACACAAGAGAAATACTGACAGGAAATCCTCAAGAgctcaaaacaacaaaacagccTTTACTGACAACTTTAGAAAATTAGAGAAACTTTGGCAAATGGTTTAATGTCACATTCAATCAACAAAAATACTTCTCAAAGCATTACCTTGGCCCATTCAACTACATAAACTCTTAAGCCTTTTCAATTTTAAGTTACTCAAAATTTGCATGAGGACAGAAATAGAAGAAGACACAGAGAGAGctaaagacagaaaagatgcagagaaacacacacacacagctaccaactcctggattccagcagtGTTCAGATGGAATTCCAAGAGGATCCAGGGTCAAGCTatgtgcttgccttgtggtcagccttcaataccccttggtctccctgggcccttcccccaggtggggcttgggctcatttggtccctcaggagctgggctggggctgcagaggtggctgtggagcattgcctgtgctgtgccagggactggcagccactgctgggctgggatagaggctctggggggattggggttccagggcagggcaggactggggttccagggcagggcagggctggacctTCCTCCCCCAAACACAAAACCCTCTGAGCCACAATCTCCTTCAGTCTGTCATAACAGGCAATGttggaggtgaaatcccaaTTCTGGCCATGTGCACCTGGCCGAGAAGGGCAGTTCTTTTctataggaaggaaagcacagagctcctgtgtttggaaggcaggtgagagcctcaCTAGTCCAAGGCCATCCAGACTTTTCAGAAATGACATATTTTGTCTGGGAGCTATCTTTGGATGTAGGGAATTTTGGAGTTGGAAGCCCAGTCTCAgccatgggcacctggagaagcaggacaaTTTTTCCCATGGGAACGAAAGCTCAGAGCCTTCCCCAATGCTTTGGGGACAGATGGGAGGTGACCCTTGTAAAACCAATGCAAGACAGACTTGTCCTGGCAATATTCCTATGGGAACAGTCCCTGGATAGAAggaaatttggaggagaaatcccaattctggccatgggtgcctggaggagaaggagagttcttttccataggaaggaaagcacagagccctaGTGCAGATGAGAAGAGACCCTCAACGTTTGAGGGTCATTTGGACCAGTCAGGCAGTCATCGGGAGGCCAGACCAGCCAGACCTGTTCCGTGTTCCCTTGCTTTTATGAGGTCGTGCAGTATCACCATGGTCCCCTTGGTTCCCTGGGGCCCCGCAGTGTCCCAGTGGTTCTTTGATTCCATGgggtccagcagtgtcacaaaggAATTTTGGTttcatgaggccccacagtatCACAATGCTCCTCTTGGTTGtgtggggacccccagggtCACAATGGTCTCACTGGTTCCATGAAgcctcacagtgtcacaatagtctccttggttccatgtAGCTGTAAATTGTCCTGATGGtgtctccatggttccatgaggccttgcaatgtcacaatggacctttggcaCCATTGTGAGACCATGAAGtctcacagtgtcacaatggccccttggttccatgacCCCCAAAGTGTCACAATTGTCTCCAcagttccatgaggccccacgGTGTCACAA
Above is a genomic segment from Molothrus ater isolate BHLD 08-10-18 breed brown headed cowbird unplaced genomic scaffold, BPBGC_Mater_1.1 matUn_MA568, whole genome shotgun sequence containing:
- the LOC118701304 gene encoding olfactory receptor 14J1-like, which translates into the protein MSNSSSIRHFLLLALADTRQLQLLHFCLLLGISLAALLGNGLIISTVACGHHLHTPMFFFLLNLALSDLGSICTTVPKAMHNSLWDTSNISYTGCAAQLFFFVFCATAEYFLLTIMCYDRYVSICKPLHYGTVLGSRACAHMAAAAWASAFLTALMHTANTFSLPLCHGNALGQFFCEIPQILKLSCSKSYLKELGLLAVSVSLVFGCLVFIVFSYVQIFRAVLRIPSEQGRHKAFSTCLPHLAVPSLFLSTGTFAYLKPPSLSSPSLDLSLSVLYSVVPQALNPLIYSLRNQELKVAVWRLMTGCFKKH